One genomic segment of Streptomyces sp. RerS4 includes these proteins:
- a CDS encoding peroxiredoxin → MLTVGDKFPSYDLTACVSLEAGNEFAQIDQKTYEGKWRVVFFWPKDFTFVCPTEIAAFGKLNEEFQDRDAQILGVSGDSEFVHHAWRKDHADLRDLPFPMLADSKHELMQACGVQGEDGFAQRAVFIVDQNNEIQFTMVTAGSVGRNPKEVLRVLDALQTDELCPCNWNKGEGTLDAGALLAGE, encoded by the coding sequence GTGCTCACTGTCGGTGACAAGTTCCCCAGCTACGACCTGACCGCCTGCGTCTCCCTCGAAGCCGGCAACGAGTTCGCCCAGATCGACCAGAAGACGTACGAGGGCAAGTGGCGCGTCGTCTTCTTCTGGCCGAAGGACTTCACCTTCGTCTGCCCGACCGAGATCGCGGCCTTCGGCAAGCTGAACGAGGAGTTCCAGGACCGCGACGCCCAGATCCTCGGCGTCTCCGGCGACTCCGAGTTCGTCCACCACGCCTGGCGCAAGGACCACGCCGACCTGCGTGACCTGCCCTTCCCGATGCTGGCCGACTCCAAGCACGAGCTCATGCAGGCCTGCGGCGTCCAGGGCGAGGACGGCTTCGCCCAGCGCGCCGTCTTCATCGTGGACCAGAACAACGAGATCCAGTTCACGATGGTGACCGCCGGTTCCGTGGGCCGTAACCCCAAGGAGGTCCTGCGGGTCCTCGACGCCCTGCAGACCGACGAGCTGTGCCCCTGCAACTGGAACAAGGGCGAGGGCACCCTCGACGCCGGCGCCCTGCTGGCCGGTGAGTGA
- a CDS encoding alkyl hydroperoxide reductase, giving the protein MSLDSLKSAIPDFAKDLKLNLGSVIGNQDTLTQQQLWGTVLSCAIAARSPRVLRELEPEAKAALSPEAYAAAKSAAAIMAMNNVFYRTRHLLSDPEYGTLRAGLRMNVIGNPGVEKVDFELWSLAVSAINGCGQCLDSHEQVLRKAGVDRETVQEAFKVASVIQAVAVTLDAEAALADA; this is encoded by the coding sequence ATGTCCCTCGACTCCCTCAAGTCCGCCATACCGGACTTCGCCAAGGACCTGAAGCTGAACCTCGGTTCGGTCATCGGCAACCAGGACACCCTGACTCAGCAGCAGCTGTGGGGCACCGTCCTGTCCTGCGCCATCGCCGCCCGCTCCCCGCGCGTCCTGCGTGAGCTGGAGCCGGAGGCGAAGGCCGCCCTGTCGCCCGAGGCGTACGCGGCCGCCAAGTCCGCCGCCGCGATCATGGCGATGAACAACGTCTTCTACCGCACGCGCCACCTGCTCTCCGACCCGGAGTACGGCACGCTGCGCGCGGGTCTGCGGATGAACGTCATCGGCAACCCGGGCGTGGAGAAGGTCGACTTCGAGCTGTGGTCGCTCGCGGTCTCCGCGATCAACGGCTGCGGCCAGTGCCTGGACTCGCACGAGCAGGTCCTGCGCAAGGCCGGCGTCGACCGCGAGACCGTCCAGGAGGCCTTCAAGGTCGCCTCGGTGATCCAGGCAGTCGCCGTCACCCTGGACGCGGAAGCCGCCCTGGCCGACGCGTAG
- a CDS encoding AI-2E family transporter, which translates to MAKRAGWLGRLGSRLSRMEARLDERRAEVEAESAGDVPLPAAVAAAEAPAAQGAAYEPVVPAERPDPVTVIPWGVRVAAEASWRLLLLAGMLWVLMKVISEVRLVVLAFAAAMLVTALLQPFVVRLRRLGLPRGLATAVTAILGFVVIGLVGWFVVWQVMDNLDDLSSRVREGINELKSWALDSPFHVTEKQINDIAKNLSETIGTNTEQITSAGLQGVTVLFEVLTGMLLAMFSTLFLLYDGKRIWTWVLGLLPAAARPGVAGAGPRAWRTLTAYVRGTVLVALIDAVFIGLGLWFLDVTMAVPLAVFIFLFAFIPLVGAVVSGALAVVVALVTEGPFIALMVVLVVLAVQQIEGHVLQPFILGRAVRVHPLAVVLSVAAGGMVAGIGGAVVAVPLVAVTNTVVGYLRAYSHERHRGATVPVAPVGPAPHGSTAMGMTVREVGDDQRT; encoded by the coding sequence ATGGCGAAGAGGGCAGGCTGGCTCGGTCGGCTCGGCAGCAGGCTGAGCCGCATGGAGGCGCGCCTCGACGAGCGGCGGGCCGAGGTCGAGGCCGAGAGCGCGGGGGACGTCCCGCTGCCCGCGGCCGTGGCCGCCGCGGAGGCGCCCGCGGCGCAGGGGGCGGCGTACGAGCCCGTCGTGCCGGCGGAGCGTCCCGATCCGGTCACCGTCATCCCGTGGGGGGTGCGGGTGGCCGCCGAGGCCAGCTGGCGGCTGCTGTTGCTCGCCGGGATGCTCTGGGTGCTGATGAAGGTGATCAGCGAAGTGCGCCTGGTCGTCCTCGCCTTCGCCGCCGCGATGCTGGTGACCGCGCTGCTCCAGCCGTTCGTGGTGCGCCTGCGGCGGCTCGGGTTGCCGCGCGGGCTGGCCACCGCCGTCACCGCGATCCTCGGGTTCGTCGTCATCGGCCTGGTCGGCTGGTTCGTGGTCTGGCAGGTCATGGACAACCTGGACGACCTCTCCAGCCGGGTCCGCGAGGGCATCAACGAGCTGAAGAGCTGGGCGCTCGACAGCCCGTTCCACGTGACCGAGAAGCAGATCAACGACATCGCGAAGAACCTCAGCGAGACGATCGGCACCAACACCGAACAGATCACCTCCGCCGGACTGCAAGGCGTGACGGTCCTCTTCGAGGTGCTGACCGGGATGCTGCTGGCGATGTTCTCGACGTTGTTCCTGCTCTACGACGGCAAGCGCATCTGGACCTGGGTGCTCGGCCTGCTCCCGGCCGCCGCCCGCCCCGGCGTCGCGGGCGCCGGTCCGCGCGCCTGGCGCACGCTGACCGCGTACGTGCGCGGCACGGTGCTCGTCGCGCTCATCGACGCCGTGTTCATCGGACTCGGGCTGTGGTTCCTCGACGTGACGATGGCCGTCCCGCTGGCCGTGTTCATTTTCCTGTTCGCCTTCATCCCGCTGGTGGGCGCGGTCGTCTCCGGGGCCCTCGCGGTGGTGGTGGCGCTGGTGACCGAGGGGCCTTTCATCGCGCTGATGGTGGTGCTGGTGGTGCTGGCGGTGCAGCAGATCGAGGGCCACGTGCTCCAGCCCTTCATCCTGGGGCGCGCGGTACGGGTCCACCCGCTCGCGGTGGTGCTCTCCGTCGCGGCCGGCGGCATGGTCGCGGGCATCGGCGGTGCGGTGGTGGCGGTGCCGCTGGTCGCCGTCACCAACACGGTGGTGGGCTACCTGCGGGCGTACTCGCACGAGCGGCACCGCGGGGCCACCGTGCCGGTCGCCCCGGTCGGTCCGGCGCCGCACGGGTCCACCGCCATGGGCATGACCGTGCGGGAGGTCGGGGATGATCAGCGAACCTGA
- a CDS encoding transglycosylase SLT domain-containing protein yields MSRISVRGFAVASATAVTTVGAVVGVATGDASSSNDLETTASGATLLADVPDGEQAQVQSGTLAQQADAIAHAADADAKRSTEEAARLKAAEDAKARKAEAEKAEKAKKDEADAKLKAEREEKDEVASRSTTRDAGDFPVQGSYTVAQVKAIAQQLVPAGQFQCFSNIINQESTWNYKAVNSSSGAYGLVQALPGSKMASAGADWRTNPATQIKWGLGYMNERYGSPCAAWTFHQGNGWY; encoded by the coding sequence GTGAGCCGGATCTCGGTCCGGGGGTTCGCAGTGGCTTCGGCCACCGCGGTCACCACCGTCGGCGCAGTCGTGGGCGTCGCCACCGGCGACGCCTCCTCTTCGAACGACCTTGAGACCACCGCGTCCGGCGCGACTCTCCTCGCCGACGTCCCGGACGGCGAGCAGGCCCAGGTCCAGAGCGGGACCCTCGCGCAGCAGGCCGACGCCATCGCCCACGCCGCCGACGCCGACGCCAAGCGCTCGACGGAGGAGGCCGCCCGCCTCAAGGCCGCCGAGGACGCCAAGGCCAGGAAGGCCGAGGCGGAGAAGGCCGAGAAGGCGAAGAAGGACGAGGCCGACGCCAAGCTCAAGGCCGAGCGCGAGGAGAAGGACGAGGTCGCGAGCCGGTCCACCACGCGTGACGCCGGCGACTTCCCCGTCCAGGGCTCCTACACGGTCGCCCAGGTCAAGGCCATCGCCCAGCAGCTGGTGCCCGCCGGGCAGTTCCAGTGCTTCTCCAACATCATCAACCAGGAATCCACCTGGAACTACAAGGCCGTGAACTCGTCCTCGGGCGCCTACGGTCTGGTCCAGGCCCTGCCCGGTTCGAAGATGGCCTCGGCCGGCGCCGACTGGCGCACCAACCCGGCCACCCAGATCAAGTGGGGCCTGGGCTACATGAACGAGCGCTACGGCAGCCCGTGCGCGGCCTGGACCTTCCACCAGGGCAACGGCTGGTACTAG
- a CDS encoding hydrogen peroxide-inducible genes activator, giving the protein MAVSNRGTKQPTLAQLRAFAAVAEHLHFRDAAAAIGMSQPALSGSVSALEEALGVQLLERTTRKVLLSPAGERIALRVRGVLEAVGGLLEEAEAVRAPFTGVLRLGVIPTVAPYLLPTVLGLFHRRYPRVDLQVHEEQTASLLEGLAGGRLDLLLLAVPLGMSGVTELPVFDEDFVLLAPREHPLAGRKDIPREELRGLQLLLLDEGHCLRDQALDICREAGRTAGADVTTTAAGLSTLVQLVAGGLGVTLLPRTALRLETARNEHLSTGYFAEPAPSRRIALAIRTGTARQEEFRAIAAALREAVRPLPVWPTD; this is encoded by the coding sequence GTGGCTGTCAGTAATAGAGGAACGAAGCAACCGACGCTGGCGCAGCTGCGCGCCTTCGCGGCCGTCGCCGAGCACCTGCACTTCCGCGACGCCGCCGCGGCCATCGGAATGAGCCAGCCCGCGCTCTCCGGCTCCGTCTCGGCGCTGGAGGAGGCGCTCGGCGTGCAGCTGCTGGAGCGCACCACCCGCAAGGTGCTCCTGTCGCCCGCCGGCGAGCGCATAGCGCTGCGGGTGCGCGGCGTGCTGGAGGCGGTGGGCGGGCTGCTGGAGGAGGCCGAGGCGGTACGGGCCCCCTTCACCGGGGTCCTGCGGCTCGGCGTGATCCCCACGGTGGCCCCGTACCTGCTGCCGACCGTCCTCGGGCTCTTCCACCGCCGCTACCCCCGCGTCGACCTCCAGGTGCACGAGGAGCAGACGGCCTCGCTGCTGGAGGGGCTGGCCGGCGGCCGTCTGGACCTGCTGCTGCTCGCCGTACCGCTGGGCATGTCCGGGGTCACCGAACTGCCCGTATTCGACGAGGACTTCGTCCTGCTCGCGCCGCGCGAACACCCGCTGGCCGGGCGCAAGGACATTCCGCGCGAGGAACTGCGCGGCCTCCAACTGCTGTTGCTCGACGAGGGACACTGCCTGCGCGACCAGGCGCTCGACATCTGCCGCGAGGCGGGCCGCACCGCCGGCGCCGACGTCACCACCACCGCCGCCGGACTGTCCACCCTCGTCCAGCTCGTCGCCGGGGGCCTCGGGGTCACCCTGCTGCCGCGAACGGCGCTGCGCCTGGAGACCGCCCGCAACGAGCACCTGTCCACCGGCTACTTCGCCGAGCCGGCGCCGTCGCGGCGGATCGCCCTGGCCATACGGACGGGCACGGCCCGCCAGGAGGAGTTCCGCGCCATCGCGGCCGCCCTGCGCGAAGCCGTACGCCCGCTCCCGGTGTGGCCGACGGACTGA